The Frondihabitans australicus genome includes a region encoding these proteins:
- a CDS encoding anthranilate synthase component I family protein has product MRPLVRTTLPGWLPAEEVVRALAPTGDVVWLDAGAASDRAGAATPDGYPERSLVGWGSRTLTASVRDEGAVEAAWATIHASMAGDVRAGSQDPDPLGWWGALGYGVAAATLGEGSRTWAASLGDPTAPDVALIEVDRALVFDHGTGTVTLVTWGEHDAWRRRVEGWWADAVTRGVGPIDVPVAPARTAVWRDTAETYLDLVDRCLGAIHDGDAFVMCLTTSVAVDGVDESDLDVYARLRRLSPAPRASFSRLGGVSLLSSSPETFLRVGRDGVVESAPIKGTRARSADPATDRVLAVELGGDVKERAENLMIVDLMRNDLSRIAVPGSVEVPALFEVRSYAQAHQLVSTVRARRAQDATSAAVVRAAFPPGSMTGAPKHSVVSFLAAWETGPRGLYSGAVGRLGFDGSVDLAVVIRSIVLEHSSGRATVGVGGGVTALSDPAAELEEVRTKARAPLAALGAVI; this is encoded by the coding sequence ATGCGTCCCCTCGTCCGCACGACCCTGCCCGGCTGGCTGCCGGCCGAGGAGGTCGTGCGGGCGCTCGCGCCGACCGGCGACGTCGTCTGGCTCGACGCCGGCGCGGCGAGCGATCGGGCGGGCGCCGCGACTCCTGACGGCTATCCGGAGCGATCGCTGGTCGGCTGGGGCTCGCGCACGCTGACCGCCTCGGTGCGCGACGAGGGCGCGGTCGAGGCGGCCTGGGCGACGATCCACGCCTCGATGGCGGGCGACGTGCGGGCCGGGTCGCAGGATCCCGACCCGCTCGGCTGGTGGGGAGCGCTCGGCTACGGGGTCGCCGCGGCCACGCTCGGGGAGGGGTCGCGGACGTGGGCCGCCTCGCTCGGCGACCCGACTGCTCCTGATGTCGCCCTGATCGAGGTCGACCGAGCCCTCGTCTTCGACCACGGGACGGGAACGGTCACCCTCGTCACTTGGGGAGAGCACGACGCCTGGCGCCGACGGGTCGAGGGCTGGTGGGCCGATGCGGTCACCCGCGGTGTCGGGCCGATCGACGTGCCGGTCGCGCCCGCCCGAACCGCCGTCTGGCGGGACACGGCCGAGACCTACCTCGACCTCGTCGACCGCTGCCTCGGCGCGATCCACGACGGCGACGCCTTCGTGATGTGCCTGACGACCTCGGTCGCGGTCGACGGCGTGGACGAGTCGGACCTCGACGTCTACGCGAGGCTCCGCAGGCTGTCGCCCGCGCCGCGCGCCTCGTTCTCGCGGCTGGGCGGGGTGTCGCTGCTGTCGTCGTCGCCCGAGACGTTCCTCCGCGTCGGGAGGGACGGAGTGGTCGAGAGCGCGCCGATCAAGGGGACGAGGGCGCGTTCCGCGGATCCTGCGACCGACCGAGTCCTTGCCGTCGAGCTGGGCGGTGACGTCAAGGAACGCGCTGAGAACCTCATGATCGTCGACCTCATGCGGAACGACCTCTCGCGCATCGCCGTGCCCGGAAGCGTCGAGGTGCCCGCGCTCTTCGAGGTGCGCAGCTACGCCCAGGCGCACCAGCTCGTCTCCACGGTCCGTGCCAGGCGGGCGCAGGATGCGACGTCGGCCGCCGTGGTCCGCGCGGCGTTCCCGCCCGGGTCGATGACGGGTGCGCCGAAGCACAGCGTCGTCTCCTTCCTCGCCGCCTGGGAGACCGGACCTCGCGGCCTCTACTCGGGAGCCGTGGGGCGGCTGGGGTTCGACGGCTCGGTCGACCTCGCCGTGGTGATCCGGTCGATCGTGCTGGAGCACTCGTCGGGCAGGGCGACGGTCGGCGTGGGCGGGGGAGTCACGGCCCTCTCGGATCCTGCTGCCGAGCTCGAGGAGGTCCGCACCAAGGCGAGAGCGCCGCTGGCCGCGCTCGGGGCGGTAATCTAG
- a CDS encoding helix-hairpin-helix domain-containing protein: MPDAESSLPPSVPAVPGRRHVGVVRLPRARDHREPGSAPRWRIGVGAAVIAVLVLLGVGVIVSAVSSASASTGGDVAARSERSGDPVAWATPSSPATAPAKATVFVHILGRVAKPGLYEVASDARAVDVVTAAGGFTAKADPASVNLARPVVDGEQIVVVAEGEAVPAQAQVEGASAAPATPTAPVDLNSADEAALETLPGVGPATAKAILDWREQNGRFASVDDLLDVTGIGDKKLERLRDAVTVR; encoded by the coding sequence ATGCCAGATGCCGAATCGTCGCTCCCTCCGTCCGTCCCTGCAGTCCCCGGCCGCCGCCACGTCGGGGTCGTCCGCCTGCCGCGAGCACGCGACCATCGTGAGCCCGGGTCGGCGCCGCGGTGGCGGATCGGCGTCGGCGCAGCCGTCATCGCCGTGCTGGTGCTGCTCGGCGTCGGCGTGATCGTCTCCGCCGTCTCGAGCGCCTCCGCGTCCACGGGCGGCGACGTCGCCGCCCGGTCCGAGCGGTCAGGTGATCCGGTGGCCTGGGCGACGCCGTCCTCTCCGGCGACGGCTCCGGCGAAGGCGACCGTGTTCGTCCACATCCTGGGCCGCGTGGCCAAGCCCGGGCTCTACGAGGTGGCCTCCGACGCCCGGGCCGTCGACGTCGTCACCGCGGCCGGCGGATTCACCGCGAAGGCCGATCCGGCGTCGGTGAACCTCGCCCGACCCGTCGTCGACGGCGAGCAGATCGTCGTGGTGGCGGAGGGGGAGGCGGTGCCGGCGCAGGCTCAGGTCGAGGGAGCCTCCGCGGCTCCTGCGACCCCCACAGCGCCCGTCGACCTCAACAGCGCCGACGAGGCTGCGCTCGAGACGCTGCCGGGTGTCGGCCCGGCGACGGCGAAGGCGATCCTCGACTGGCGCGAGCAGAACGGCCGCTTCGCGTCGGTCGACGACCTGCTCGACGTCACGGGAATCGGCGACAAGAAGCTCGAGCGTCTCCGCGACGCGGTGACGGTGCGGTGA
- a CDS encoding aminotransferase class IV, giving the protein MSSGGVLEFHDGRLRQTRASLQGPGLVAVADSWLLVDGTVLALEPHRIRFLAGVGSEAPDRTDEAAEFWTAAMAALPVEGAWSPRVELRDGTFRLLLRPAAATSDTVRLVTASHDPRSRPTVKGPDLDRLATLRDEAQGAGADEAVILSADGAVVEGNYSSLVWWRGDVLRQVAPDVPRLPSVTESSLVTLAAALGVEVVQDEVLPDELDGLEVWAVNSLHGIRIATSWIDGPSLAEEPGRLRLWQTRLDRLRKPVV; this is encoded by the coding sequence ATGAGCAGCGGCGGAGTCCTCGAGTTCCACGACGGCCGCCTGAGGCAGACCCGAGCGTCGCTGCAGGGGCCCGGCCTCGTCGCCGTCGCCGACTCGTGGCTCCTCGTCGACGGCACCGTCCTGGCCCTCGAGCCTCACCGCATCCGGTTCCTGGCGGGCGTCGGCAGCGAGGCTCCCGATCGCACGGACGAGGCCGCCGAGTTCTGGACGGCGGCGATGGCGGCTCTTCCGGTCGAGGGGGCGTGGTCGCCCCGCGTCGAGCTGCGCGACGGCACGTTCCGGCTGCTCCTGCGCCCCGCCGCCGCCACGAGCGACACGGTGCGTCTCGTGACGGCCTCGCACGACCCGCGTTCCCGGCCGACCGTCAAGGGCCCCGACCTCGACCGTCTCGCGACGCTGCGCGACGAGGCCCAGGGCGCAGGAGCCGACGAGGCCGTGATCCTCTCGGCCGACGGCGCCGTCGTCGAGGGAAACTACTCATCGCTGGTGTGGTGGCGGGGCGACGTGCTCCGCCAGGTGGCACCCGACGTTCCGCGCCTGCCGAGCGTCACCGAGTCGTCGCTGGTGACACTCGCCGCCGCTCTCGGCGTCGAGGTCGTGCAGGACGAGGTGCTGCCCGACGAGCTCGACGGGCTCGAGGTCTGGGCGGTCAACTCGCTGCACGGCATCCGCATCGCGACGTCGTGGATCGACGGGCCCTCGCTCGCGGAGGAGCCCGGCCGACTTCGCCTCTGGCAGACACGCCTCGACCGCCTGCGCAAGCCCGTCGTCTGA
- the leuS gene encoding leucine--tRNA ligase, whose product MAPEHDQSAPVTEAPSERDYDFVAIQKKWQAIWEERQPFTVANEGDNRPRKYVMDMFSYPSGDLHMGHAEAFAFGDIVARYWRQQGFQVLHPVGWDSFGLPAENAAIKRGTDPREWTYANIDQQRAAMKAYGVSVDWTREIHTSDPEYYKWNQWLFLKMYEKGLAYRKDSWVNWDPVDQTVLANEQVLADGTSDRSGAVVVKKKLTQWYFKITDYADRLLDDLNQLEGSWPAKVLAMQRNWIGRSVGADVEFSVEGRADRVTVFTTRPDTLYGVTFMVVAPESDLAAELVAGQDDEQIRAEFQTFLTEVQKSSEIERMVADRPKNGVFLGRWATNPLTGDRIPIWAADYVLADYGHGAVMAVPAHDQRDLDFARKYDLPVRVVVDVNAPVTGVIPALELDENGQAILPDDLEPSDPAVTGEALAGEGRLMNSGPFTGLSKANAIKRITEALEASGDGRAAKTYRLRDWLISRQRFWGTPIPIIHGADGTEIPVPEDQLPVVLPSTEGLDLKPKGQSPLGAATSWVEVPDPRDGSPALRDPDTMDTFVDSSWYYLRYLNPNDDTRAFDPAQADKWAPVDQYVGGVEHAILHLLYARFITKVLFDLGYVNFTEPFSALLNQGMVLSGGSKMSKSKGGVNLSDELAEHGVDAIRLTMAFAGPPEDDINWEDVSPAGAAKFLARAFRLAVDVTSSPDAVWADGDQALRRQTHRFLSEAPGLVEAFKFNVVVARLMELVNAIRKVVDSGAGPADPAVREATETVTLALSLFSPYTASEMWERLGYDSDVSAFGWRKADPTLLVETSVTAIIQVNGKVRDRVDVSPKIASDELEALARSSAAVQRAVGDKEIVNVIVRAPRLVNIAVK is encoded by the coding sequence GTGGCACCAGAGCACGACCAGTCCGCGCCCGTGACCGAGGCCCCCTCGGAGCGCGACTACGACTTCGTCGCCATCCAGAAGAAGTGGCAGGCGATCTGGGAGGAGCGTCAGCCCTTCACCGTCGCGAACGAGGGCGACAACCGCCCGCGCAAGTACGTGATGGACATGTTCTCGTACCCGTCGGGCGACCTGCACATGGGTCACGCCGAGGCGTTCGCGTTCGGCGACATCGTCGCGCGGTACTGGCGCCAGCAGGGCTTCCAGGTGCTGCACCCGGTCGGCTGGGACTCGTTCGGCCTGCCCGCCGAGAACGCCGCCATCAAGCGTGGCACCGACCCGCGCGAGTGGACCTACGCCAACATCGACCAGCAGCGCGCCGCCATGAAGGCCTACGGCGTCTCGGTCGACTGGACCCGCGAGATCCACACCTCCGACCCCGAGTACTACAAGTGGAACCAGTGGCTGTTCCTCAAGATGTACGAGAAGGGCCTGGCGTACCGCAAGGACTCGTGGGTGAACTGGGACCCGGTCGACCAGACCGTCCTCGCCAACGAGCAGGTGCTCGCCGACGGCACGTCCGACCGCTCGGGCGCCGTCGTGGTCAAGAAGAAGCTCACGCAGTGGTACTTCAAGATCACCGACTACGCCGACCGGCTGCTCGACGACCTCAACCAGCTCGAGGGCTCGTGGCCCGCGAAGGTGCTGGCCATGCAGCGCAACTGGATCGGCCGCTCGGTCGGAGCCGACGTCGAATTCTCGGTCGAGGGCCGTGCCGACCGCGTCACGGTGTTCACCACGCGCCCCGACACGCTCTACGGCGTGACGTTCATGGTCGTCGCGCCCGAGTCCGACCTGGCGGCCGAGCTGGTGGCGGGGCAGGACGACGAGCAGATCCGCGCCGAGTTCCAGACCTTCCTCACCGAGGTGCAGAAGTCGTCCGAGATCGAGCGCATGGTCGCCGATCGCCCGAAGAACGGCGTGTTCCTCGGCCGCTGGGCGACGAACCCCCTGACCGGCGACCGGATCCCGATCTGGGCCGCCGACTACGTGCTGGCCGACTACGGTCACGGCGCGGTCATGGCCGTGCCGGCGCACGACCAGCGCGACCTCGACTTCGCGCGCAAGTACGACCTGCCGGTGCGCGTCGTCGTCGACGTCAACGCGCCCGTCACCGGCGTCATCCCCGCGCTGGAGCTCGACGAGAACGGCCAGGCGATCCTGCCCGACGACCTCGAGCCGTCCGACCCCGCCGTCACCGGCGAGGCCCTGGCGGGCGAGGGTCGGCTCATGAACTCCGGTCCGTTCACCGGCCTGTCGAAGGCGAACGCGATCAAGCGGATCACCGAGGCGCTCGAGGCGTCGGGTGACGGCCGCGCCGCGAAGACGTACCGCCTGCGCGACTGGCTGATCTCCAGGCAGCGCTTCTGGGGCACGCCGATCCCGATCATCCACGGTGCCGACGGCACCGAGATCCCCGTGCCCGAGGACCAGCTGCCGGTCGTCCTGCCGTCGACCGAGGGCCTCGACCTCAAGCCGAAGGGCCAGTCGCCCCTCGGTGCGGCGACGTCGTGGGTCGAGGTGCCCGACCCGCGCGACGGTTCGCCGGCGCTCCGCGACCCCGACACGATGGACACCTTCGTCGACTCGTCGTGGTATTACCTGCGCTACCTGAACCCGAACGACGACACGCGCGCCTTCGACCCGGCGCAGGCCGACAAGTGGGCTCCGGTCGACCAGTACGTCGGCGGCGTCGAGCACGCGATCCTGCACCTCCTGTACGCGCGCTTCATCACGAAGGTCCTGTTCGACCTCGGCTACGTGAACTTCACAGAGCCCTTCAGCGCCCTGCTGAACCAGGGCATGGTGCTCTCCGGCGGCTCGAAGATGTCGAAGTCGAAGGGCGGAGTGAACCTGAGCGACGAGCTCGCCGAGCACGGCGTCGACGCGATCCGCCTCACCATGGCGTTCGCGGGCCCCCCGGAGGACGACATCAACTGGGAGGACGTCTCGCCCGCCGGTGCCGCGAAGTTCCTCGCGCGCGCTTTCCGCCTCGCGGTGGACGTCACGTCGTCGCCCGACGCCGTCTGGGCGGACGGCGACCAGGCCCTGCGTCGTCAGACCCACCGCTTCCTCTCCGAGGCGCCCGGCCTCGTCGAGGCGTTCAAGTTCAACGTCGTCGTCGCGCGCCTCATGGAGCTCGTGAACGCGATCCGCAAGGTCGTCGACTCGGGTGCCGGTCCCGCCGATCCGGCCGTTCGCGAGGCGACCGAGACCGTGACTCTCGCCCTCTCGCTCTTCTCGCCCTACACGGCGAGCGAGATGTGGGAGCGCCTCGGCTACGACTCCGACGTGTCGGCCTTCGGCTGGCGCAAGGCCGACCCGACGCTGCTCGTCGAGACCAGCGTGACCGCGATCATCCAGGTCAACGGGAAGGTCCGCGACCGCGTCGACGTGTCCCCGAAGATCGCCTCCGACGAGCTGGAGGCACTCGCCCGGTCATCCGCGGCCGTGCAGCGCGCCGTGGGCGACAAGGAGATCGTGAACGTGATCGTGCGGGCGCCGCGCCTGGTCAACATCGCGGTCAAGTAG
- a CDS encoding GAF domain-containing protein, translated as MPGKILVVDSDMVTRRAAMYALLPAGYEMKIAEGPFEAFGIAQKEQPDVIVLGASVLDDQGLALIGRLITAGATADTPVLAVADSIDGMDAADRAGARTVLPSPVDPQRFLDTIADLIAHPGPIEQAPEAVLADPDRLAAVEALKPGPDGEPSLDRFTALASKMLNAPVSIITLIDMKSQTFASQHGRDPDGTKPTAVPLTHSFCQFAVTSRQPLRIDETRTHPLVQNSPAIDEDDIEAYLGVPLIVGGQHAVGALCVTEHEPRQWTDEEEEMLSDLAEILTTELDTAVKRGRHASV; from the coding sequence ATGCCCGGAAAGATCCTCGTGGTGGACAGCGACATGGTCACCCGCCGTGCCGCGATGTACGCCCTGCTCCCCGCCGGTTACGAGATGAAGATCGCCGAGGGCCCGTTCGAGGCGTTCGGCATCGCGCAGAAGGAGCAGCCCGACGTCATCGTCCTGGGCGCCTCGGTGCTCGACGACCAGGGCCTCGCGCTCATCGGCCGCCTCATCACGGCGGGCGCGACCGCCGACACTCCCGTCCTCGCCGTGGCCGACAGCATCGACGGCATGGACGCCGCCGACCGCGCCGGCGCGCGGACGGTCCTGCCGTCTCCGGTCGACCCACAGCGCTTCCTCGACACGATCGCCGACCTGATCGCGCACCCCGGGCCGATCGAGCAGGCACCGGAGGCCGTGCTCGCGGATCCCGATCGTCTCGCCGCCGTGGAGGCGCTCAAGCCCGGTCCGGACGGCGAGCCGTCGCTCGACCGCTTCACCGCGCTCGCCTCCAAGATGCTGAACGCGCCCGTGTCGATCATCACGCTGATCGACATGAAGTCGCAAACTTTCGCCAGCCAGCACGGTCGCGACCCGGACGGCACTAAGCCGACGGCCGTGCCGCTCACTCACTCCTTCTGCCAGTTCGCCGTCACGTCGCGCCAGCCGCTGCGGATCGACGAGACGCGGACCCACCCGCTCGTGCAGAACAGCCCGGCGATCGACGAGGACGACATCGAGGCCTACCTGGGCGTGCCCCTCATCGTCGGCGGTCAGCACGCGGTCGGCGCTCTCTGCGTCACCGAGCACGAGCCGCGGCAGTGGACCGACGAGGAGGAGGAGATGCTGAGCGACCTCGCCGAGATCCTCACCACCGAGCTCGACACCGCGGTGAAGCGCGGGCGGCACGCGAGCGTCTGA